From Maritimibacter sp. DP1N21-5, a single genomic window includes:
- the leuD gene encoding 3-isopropylmalate dehydratase small subunit yields the protein MEKFEKLTGIAAPMPLVNIDTDMIIPKVFLKTIKRSGLGVNLFDEMRYDRQGNEIPDFVLNKPQYREAEILIAGDNFGCGSSREHAPWAIADFGIRCVVSTSFADIFFNNCFKNGILPIVLPEEQVEVLMKDAEKGSNARMTVDLEGQTITTSEGESFAFEVDAFKKHCLLNGLDDIGLTLEKQDAIAAFETQAAQARPWV from the coding sequence ATGGAAAAGTTTGAAAAACTCACCGGCATCGCGGCGCCCATGCCGCTCGTCAACATCGACACCGACATGATCATTCCGAAGGTCTTTCTGAAGACGATCAAACGCTCGGGTCTGGGCGTGAACCTCTTTGACGAGATGCGTTATGACCGTCAGGGCAACGAGATTCCCGACTTCGTGCTCAACAAGCCGCAGTATCGCGAGGCAGAGATCCTGATCGCGGGCGACAACTTCGGTTGCGGCTCGTCGCGCGAACACGCCCCCTGGGCGATTGCCGATTTCGGCATTCGTTGCGTGGTGTCCACTTCCTTTGCCGACATCTTCTTCAACAACTGCTTCAAGAACGGCATCCTGCCGATCGTGCTGCCGGAAGAGCAGGTCGAAGTGCTGATGAAAGACGCCGAAAAAGGGTCGAATGCGCGGATGACCGTCGACCTCGAGGGCCAGACGATCACCACCTCGGAAGGCGAAAGCTTCGCCTTCGAAGTGGACGCCTTCAAGAAGCACTGCCTCCTGAACGGTCTCGACGACATCGGCCTGACGCTCGAGAAACAGGACGCGATCGCGGCCTTCGAAACGCAGGCCGCCCAGGCGCGTCCCTGGGTCTGA
- the leuC gene encoding 3-isopropylmalate dehydratase large subunit: MAGKTLYDKIWDAHVAHESDDGTCLLYIDRHLVHEVTSPQAFEGLRMAGRTVHAPDKTIAVPDHNVPTTLDRVSGKIDNEESRIQVEALDKNAKDFGVHYYPVSDVRQGIVHIVGPEQGWTLPGMTVVCGDSHTATHGAFGALAHGIGTSEVEHVLATQTLIQKKSKNMKVEVTGKLRPGVTAKDITLAVIGKTGTAGGTGYVIEYCGEAIRDLSMEGRMTVCNMAIEGGARAGLIAPDETTYAYVKGRPHAPKGAQWEAALNWWKTLYSDDDAHWDKVVTLKAEEIEPVVTWGTSPEDVLPISAVVPAPESFKGGKVDAARRSIEYMGLKAGQKLTDIEIDTVFIGSCTNGRIEDLRAAAAILKGKKIKDGMRAMVVPGSGLVRAQAEEEGIAQVFIDAGFEWRLAGCSMCLAMNPDQLAEGERCASTSNRNFEGRQGYKGRTHLVSPAMAAAAAITGRLTDVREMMSENEPA, encoded by the coding sequence ATGGCTGGAAAAACGCTCTACGACAAAATCTGGGATGCCCATGTCGCGCATGAAAGCGACGACGGCACCTGTCTGCTCTACATCGACCGTCACCTCGTCCACGAAGTCACCTCGCCGCAAGCTTTCGAGGGCCTGCGCATGGCCGGCCGCACCGTTCACGCGCCGGACAAGACGATCGCCGTGCCGGACCACAACGTGCCGACCACGCTCGACCGCGTGTCGGGCAAGATCGACAACGAGGAAAGCCGAATTCAGGTCGAGGCGCTCGACAAGAACGCCAAGGACTTCGGAGTCCATTACTATCCCGTGTCCGACGTCCGTCAGGGCATCGTGCATATCGTCGGCCCCGAGCAGGGCTGGACCCTGCCCGGCATGACCGTGGTCTGCGGCGATTCCCATACGGCGACGCATGGCGCCTTCGGCGCGCTGGCCCACGGGATCGGCACCTCCGAGGTCGAGCATGTTCTGGCGACGCAGACGCTGATCCAGAAGAAGTCCAAGAACATGAAGGTCGAGGTCACCGGCAAGCTGCGCCCCGGCGTGACCGCCAAGGACATCACACTGGCTGTTATCGGCAAGACCGGGACCGCGGGCGGCACCGGTTACGTCATCGAATATTGCGGTGAAGCGATCCGCGATCTGTCGATGGAAGGTCGGATGACGGTCTGCAACATGGCCATCGAAGGCGGCGCGCGCGCCGGCCTTATCGCGCCGGACGAAACCACCTATGCCTATGTCAAAGGCCGCCCCCACGCCCCCAAAGGCGCCCAGTGGGAAGCCGCGCTGAACTGGTGGAAAACGCTCTACTCCGACGACGACGCCCATTGGGACAAGGTCGTGACGCTGAAGGCCGAAGAGATCGAGCCGGTCGTCACATGGGGCACCTCGCCCGAGGATGTGCTGCCGATTTCCGCCGTGGTGCCCGCGCCGGAGAGCTTCAAGGGCGGCAAGGTCGACGCGGCCCGTCGCTCCATCGAGTACATGGGGCTCAAGGCCGGTCAAAAGCTCACCGATATCGAGATCGACACGGTCTTCATCGGCTCCTGCACCAACGGCCGGATCGAGGACCTGCGCGCCGCTGCCGCGATCCTCAAGGGCAAGAAGATCAAGGACGGGATGCGCGCGATGGTCGTGCCCGGCTCGGGTCTAGTCCGCGCGCAGGCCGAGGAAGAGGGCATCGCCCAGGTGTTCATCGACGCCGGTTTCGAATGGCGTCTGGCGGGCTGCTCCATGTGCCTGGCCATGAACCCCGACCAGCTGGCCGAGGGCGAGCGTTGCGCGTCCACCTCGAACCGCAACTTCGAGGGACGTCAGGGCTACAAGGGCCGCACCCACCTCGTGTCGCCCGCGATGGCCGCCGCCGCCGCAATCACCGGTCGTCTCACCGATGTGCGTGAGATGATGTCCGAAAACGAACCCGCATAA